In Treponema primitia ZAS-2, a genomic segment contains:
- a CDS encoding hybrid sensor histidine kinase/response regulator, with protein MKTNNSYILRLLTSGKFENHEASSTISENRDSLGQVVNDAMIRYVSLNVALMLGAFFLISFGITVFIAGNTLRSLLDFAVALICISSVFLLRTRLPFTFSAMLPVAAFSTLCAVLAFSGGVNGFAGLWIYAQPLIAIFILGLTVGSILSGLLMIAVGITVFVPSAGFAYENAVGFRILCVFILVFLLTMAYEWVRVTNDRRVKKLTGELETARLKAEDAAARAEEAAAAKSSFLANTSHEIRTPMNAILGMTEMILRKSPNSEIYTDAMSIKQAGESLLSIINDILDFSKIESGKMELAPAEYYFESLINDVVNIIKVRLGEKHIRFITNVDRNIPAKLYGDMIRIRQVLLNLLSNAVKYTEKGSIKLTVDGTYRGKREGEEILLSFEVADTGYGIKETDMDKLFGDFTRFDSHRNGSIEGTGLGLAISRNICRLMGGDITVQSEYGEGSVFSAVIPQKVREEQPIAGLKKTEDKAVLLYERRDVYRDSLVYSLENLGAPYKVTNREGLFEELEKDIWPFTFVSPDAADEVRKFIQERNKKTVMVLLAKLEDDELFQDTPMISIPAYTVLIANVLNGVKEIIQEKKSSVKFTAPEARILIVDDISTNLNVARGLLSPYKMDITTCTSGKEAVDLVRNTIYDMVFMDHMMPEMDGVEATAAIRSISGDYFNTLPIIALTANAVTGMKEMFLANGFSDYISKPIEIVKMDAMIAKWIPPEKRIPENSIIAAPVGETTDMKIAGVDTAKGMSMTGGIESAYRKILAVFCKDALDRMSLLENTPGEQELPLFTNSVHALKSASGTIGAAAVSKEAAELEAAGKAGDLALIGKLLPDFYQDLNAVTAQIELVLNEETPSDGRDETQAAGKIPDSCIPLFTELAEVLEQENIGAIRRLLTELEEKPLDAKIKETINSVANAVLMTEFAEAIEALKELLPA; from the coding sequence ATGAAAACAAATAACAGTTATATCCTCCGCCTTCTTACCAGCGGGAAATTTGAAAACCATGAGGCGTCCTCGACCATATCCGAAAACAGGGATTCCCTTGGACAGGTAGTGAACGATGCGATGATCCGGTACGTCAGCCTGAATGTTGCCCTCATGTTGGGAGCTTTTTTTCTGATTAGCTTCGGAATTACCGTTTTTATTGCCGGTAATACCCTTCGGAGTTTGCTTGATTTTGCGGTGGCCCTGATCTGCATTAGCAGTGTCTTTTTGCTGCGGACCCGGCTGCCTTTTACGTTTTCGGCCATGCTTCCTGTGGCAGCCTTCAGCACCCTCTGCGCCGTCCTGGCCTTTTCAGGTGGGGTAAACGGCTTTGCTGGGCTGTGGATCTACGCCCAACCTCTGATAGCTATCTTTATCCTCGGATTAACCGTCGGCTCCATCCTTTCGGGACTGCTCATGATCGCCGTGGGGATCACGGTCTTTGTTCCCAGCGCGGGCTTTGCCTATGAAAACGCCGTAGGTTTCCGCATTCTCTGTGTGTTCATTTTAGTTTTTTTACTAACCATGGCCTACGAATGGGTACGGGTCACCAATGACAGGCGGGTCAAAAAGCTTACCGGGGAACTGGAAACGGCCCGGTTGAAAGCCGAAGATGCCGCTGCCAGGGCGGAGGAAGCTGCGGCTGCTAAAAGCAGTTTTCTTGCCAATACCAGCCATGAGATTCGGACCCCTATGAACGCGATCCTGGGGATGACGGAAATGATTTTACGAAAGTCCCCAAATTCTGAAATATACACCGATGCCATGAGTATCAAGCAGGCCGGTGAAAGCCTGCTTTCCATCATTAATGATATTCTGGATTTTTCTAAAATCGAATCCGGAAAAATGGAACTGGCCCCTGCGGAGTATTATTTTGAATCCCTGATCAATGATGTGGTTAATATTATTAAGGTCAGGCTGGGGGAAAAGCATATCCGGTTTATTACCAATGTAGACAGAAACATACCTGCCAAGCTGTACGGCGATATGATACGTATCAGGCAGGTTTTGCTCAACCTCCTCTCAAATGCGGTTAAATATACGGAAAAGGGATCCATAAAACTTACCGTGGATGGTACTTACCGCGGAAAGAGGGAGGGTGAAGAAATCCTCCTTAGCTTTGAGGTTGCGGATACCGGGTACGGCATAAAAGAAACGGATATGGATAAACTCTTCGGTGATTTTACCCGGTTCGACAGCCACAGAAACGGGAGCATTGAGGGGACGGGTCTGGGGCTTGCGATCAGCCGTAATATCTGCCGCCTCATGGGCGGAGATATTACGGTCCAATCCGAGTACGGGGAAGGCAGCGTCTTTAGCGCCGTTATCCCTCAAAAGGTTCGTGAGGAACAGCCTATAGCCGGATTGAAAAAGACAGAAGACAAGGCGGTGCTGCTCTATGAACGGAGGGATGTCTACCGGGATTCGCTGGTCTATTCCCTCGAAAACCTTGGGGCTCCCTATAAGGTTACTAACCGTGAGGGTTTATTTGAGGAACTCGAAAAAGACATCTGGCCTTTTACCTTTGTATCCCCGGATGCTGCGGATGAAGTCAGGAAATTTATACAGGAACGGAATAAAAAAACAGTGATGGTGCTCTTGGCAAAACTGGAAGATGACGAACTGTTCCAGGATACCCCTATGATCAGTATCCCTGCCTATACGGTGCTTATAGCAAATGTGCTTAATGGCGTAAAAGAAATTATACAGGAGAAAAAATCATCGGTCAAGTTCACCGCTCCGGAAGCGAGAATACTCATCGTGGATGATATATCCACAAACCTGAATGTGGCCAGAGGGCTTCTTTCTCCGTATAAGATGGATATTACCACCTGTACCAGCGGAAAGGAAGCGGTCGATTTGGTGCGTAATACTATTTATGACATGGTATTCATGGATCATATGATGCCGGAAATGGACGGGGTTGAGGCAACCGCGGCGATCCGATCTATCAGTGGGGATTATTTTAACACCCTCCCCATCATAGCCCTTACGGCAAATGCGGTGACCGGGATGAAAGAAATGTTTCTTGCGAACGGATTCAGCGATTATATTTCCAAGCCTATTGAAATTGTAAAAATGGATGCCATGATAGCTAAATGGATTCCGCCGGAAAAACGGATACCTGAAAATAGTATAATTGCTGCACCTGTCGGGGAAACCACGGATATGAAAATAGCCGGGGTAGACACAGCCAAAGGTATGTCCATGACCGGAGGGATCGAGTCCGCCTACCGTAAAATATTGGCTGTTTTTTGCAAAGATGCCCTTGATCGTATGTCCCTGCTGGAAAATACGCCTGGTGAACAGGAATTGCCCCTGTTTACCAACAGCGTACACGCCTTAAAAAGCGCTTCCGGAACTATCGGCGCTGCAGCCGTATCAAAGGAGGCGGCGGAATTAGAAGCGGCGGGAAAAGCCGGGGACTTGGCTCTTATCGGCAAATTGCTTCCAGATTTTTACCAGGATCTTAACGCAGTGACGGCGCAGATAGAACTGGTCTTGAATGAAGAAACGCCGTCTGATGGAAGGGACGAAACACAAGCTGCCGGGAAAATCCCCGATTCATGTATTCCCCTGTTCACGGAACTTGCCGAGGTGCTGGAACAGGAAAATATCGGCGCCATACGCCGGCTCCTGACAGAGCTGGAGGAAAAGCCCCTGGATGCAAAAATAAAGGAAACTATCAATAGTGTGGCTAATGCGGTTTTAATGACCGAGTTCGCGGAGGCCATTGAAGCCCTTAAAGAGCTGTTACCCGCATGA
- a CDS encoding MATE family efflux transporter, translated as MTPEKAKNPLGFAPISGLIAKYAIPSVISMLVAAAYNITDQIFIGHIVGMLGNAATNVAFPVTVLCGAFAQLIGVGTATNFNIKMGAKKEEEAAGFLGVGLTALVFTGLVFTCVVFLFRNPLLLLCGATDNVFPLASSYLGITALGLPFFLFSQSCSHLIRADGSPAYSLIAVASGAILNVFLDWLFMVVFGWGIQGAATATVIGQFVSFAICALYFKGFKSFKIKPAIFGIRLSFLSQIVKLGTSNFINHLIMATVNIVMNNTLKYYGALSSYGSDIPLAVSGVIAKLNAILIAFSVGIALGCQPIFGFNTGAKNYKRVKEAYKKALALTFVINILGFLSFQLFPRAIISIFGGGSEAYLEFGENYLRIYMMMVCMFGVQPLSVNYFTASGKARQGIVLSLSRQGLFLLPLLILLPMIFGITGVLYAGPIADGLAVVLSVVLVAFDFKRMNALELGV; from the coding sequence ATGACTCCGGAAAAAGCCAAAAACCCCCTGGGGTTTGCCCCGATTTCAGGGCTTATCGCCAAGTATGCCATACCCTCTGTGATCAGCATGCTTGTTGCGGCGGCTTACAATATTACTGACCAAATTTTTATCGGTCATATAGTGGGGATGCTTGGAAACGCCGCGACAAATGTAGCGTTTCCCGTGACCGTACTCTGCGGGGCCTTCGCCCAGTTAATCGGCGTTGGGACTGCCACTAACTTTAACATCAAGATGGGCGCCAAAAAGGAGGAAGAGGCAGCCGGGTTTTTGGGCGTCGGGCTGACTGCCCTTGTGTTCACAGGCCTTGTGTTTACCTGCGTTGTTTTTCTGTTCCGTAACCCTCTGCTCCTGCTCTGCGGCGCCACGGACAACGTGTTTCCCCTGGCAAGCTCCTATCTTGGGATAACTGCCCTGGGGCTCCCTTTTTTTCTCTTTTCCCAGTCCTGCAGCCACCTCATCCGCGCGGACGGGAGCCCGGCCTATTCGCTGATCGCCGTTGCTTCCGGGGCGATATTAAACGTGTTTTTGGATTGGCTTTTTATGGTGGTGTTTGGCTGGGGGATTCAGGGTGCGGCGACCGCTACGGTGATAGGCCAATTTGTGTCCTTTGCCATCTGCGCTCTTTACTTCAAGGGTTTTAAAAGTTTCAAAATTAAACCGGCGATATTTGGCATAAGACTCAGTTTTCTTTCCCAAATAGTTAAACTGGGCACCTCCAATTTTATCAACCACCTCATCATGGCCACGGTCAATATTGTGATGAATAATACCCTGAAATATTACGGCGCGCTTTCCAGCTACGGCAGCGATATACCTTTGGCAGTTTCAGGGGTAATAGCAAAATTAAATGCAATACTGATCGCATTTTCCGTGGGAATTGCCCTGGGCTGCCAGCCGATTTTTGGTTTCAACACCGGGGCAAAAAACTACAAACGGGTAAAGGAAGCCTACAAAAAGGCGCTTGCGCTTACGTTTGTCATAAATATTTTAGGCTTTCTCTCTTTTCAGTTGTTCCCCCGGGCTATTATCAGTATTTTCGGCGGCGGAAGCGAAGCTTATCTTGAGTTTGGGGAAAACTATCTGCGTATATATATGATGATGGTATGCATGTTCGGAGTACAGCCCCTTTCGGTCAACTATTTTACCGCATCCGGAAAGGCGCGGCAGGGCATTGTGCTGTCCCTGTCGCGGCAGGGGCTTTTCTTACTTCCCTTGCTAATCCTACTGCCAATGATTTTTGGCATAACCGGGGTATTGTACGCTGGCCCCATAGCGGACGGGTTGGCGGTTGTGCTGTCTGTGGTTTTGGTGGCCTTTGACTTTAAGCGCATGAATGCATTGGAATTGGGCGTGTAA
- a CDS encoding nitroreductase family protein: MPNNILDLIRARRSTRVFQDRAVLRQDLETLLEAAVWAPSGGNNQSWLFTAIQNKDILLKLNELVRQGFQTYIPDDDYPGKQQVKIHSQREGFNFYYHAPVLIIASNKPNYENAMADCSLALENIFLTAESLGLGSCYVNQLHWLQNDPGLRDFLFTLGIPREHRICNSAVIGYTVKPSPVPARKENTVRIVE; encoded by the coding sequence ATGCCGAACAATATTCTGGATCTAATCCGTGCCCGCAGATCTACCCGGGTTTTTCAGGACAGGGCAGTTCTCCGGCAGGACCTGGAAACCCTGTTGGAGGCGGCTGTCTGGGCGCCCAGCGGCGGAAACAACCAGAGTTGGCTCTTCACGGCAATTCAGAACAAGGATATTCTTTTAAAGCTTAACGAACTGGTCCGCCAAGGTTTCCAGACCTATATACCTGACGATGATTACCCTGGGAAACAGCAGGTCAAGATCCATTCCCAAAGGGAGGGCTTTAATTTTTATTACCATGCCCCGGTGCTGATAATCGCTTCTAATAAGCCGAATTACGAAAACGCCATGGCCGACTGTTCCCTGGCCCTGGAAAACATATTCCTCACTGCTGAAAGCCTTGGCCTTGGAAGCTGCTACGTCAACCAGCTCCACTGGCTGCAGAATGATCCCGGCCTTCGAGATTTCCTTTTTACCCTGGGCATCCCCCGGGAGCACAGGATCTGTAATTCCGCAGTGATAGGGTATACCGTGAAACCGTCCCCGGTTCCGGCCCGTAAAGAAAATACCGTACGTATCGTGGAATAA
- a CDS encoding aminoglycoside 6-adenylyltransferase → MGVFIRNLLTFAENDNNIRLVLLNGSRANPNQVQDKYSDYDILFGVTSYEPYEKNSDWMNYFGTILINQNNVSSVNNIQYPIFLSG, encoded by the coding sequence ATGGGCGTCTTTATACGAAACCTATTAACTTTTGCCGAAAACGATAACAATATCCGCCTGGTTTTATTAAACGGCTCGCGGGCTAACCCCAATCAGGTTCAGGACAAGTATTCAGATTACGATATTCTATTTGGTGTTACATCCTATGAACCATATGAAAAAAACTCTGATTGGATGAATTATTTTGGAACAATACTAATAAACCAAAACAATGTAAGTTCTGTCAATAATATCCAGTACCCGATATTCTTAAGCGGATAA
- a CDS encoding nucleotidyltransferase domain-containing protein: MDNFIEIINSIKESILKYVPTKYIYLFGSYAYGNPTDKSGIDIYIVIPDYINNISEIYTKIIVDLGDKKIFFIDLLLNRESVFNKRKIENILEKTISQKGKII; the protein is encoded by the coding sequence ATGGATAATTTTATTGAAATAATAAATAGCATTAAAGAATCCATCCTCAAATATGTACCGACAAAATATATCTATCTTTTTGGCTCCTATGCTTATGGAAATCCGACGGATAAAAGCGGTATAGATATATACATTGTTATACCTGATTATATAAATAATATTTCAGAAATTTATACAAAGATAATTGTTGATTTGGGTGACAAAAAAATATTTTTTATTGATTTACTGCTAAATAGAGAAAGTGTTTTTAATAAAAGAAAAATAGAAAATATTCTTGAGAAAACAATTTCTCAAAAAGGCAAAATAATATAA
- a CDS encoding helix-turn-helix domain-containing protein, whose product MLDYDFGINQRILQIRRVLDYTQEKFSRDISIGRSSLAGIEANHHKVNDRLLKMICLTYGVNENWLRTGEGELFDAEKDPKLEKIIRNFNKMDDILQDYVLKYLDWLVEYSETTPKPQDERPDKPIASKKRKKG is encoded by the coding sequence TTGTTGGACTATGACTTTGGGATAAACCAGCGTATTCTCCAAATTCGTAGGGTCTTAGATTATACCCAAGAAAAATTTTCGCGTGACATCAGCATAGGCCGCTCATCTCTGGCGGGAATTGAGGCAAATCATCATAAAGTCAACGACCGGCTCCTAAAAATGATCTGCCTGACCTACGGGGTGAACGAAAACTGGCTCCGAACCGGGGAAGGCGAGCTTTTCGACGCGGAAAAAGACCCCAAATTAGAAAAGATCATCCGAAATTTCAACAAAATGGACGATATCTTGCAGGATTATGTGCTGAAATACCTGGATTGGCTGGTGGAATACTCTGAAACCACGCCAAAACCTCAGGATGAAAGGCCGGACAAGCCAATTGCCTCAAAAAAGCGTAAAAAAGGGTAG